The following proteins come from a genomic window of Achromobacter deleyi:
- a CDS encoding M56 family metallopeptidase, producing the protein MTDFLLATAWTLGGSLPAVAWKILCLHAATLALLSLTRPDDARLRYALLGAALFAGVGIGVTDVALAWRGLPAPMPAAAASAADAAATAWPLWLALAWLAGSALAALRVLLGLGWLRGVLRASEPWNDAAWQTRVADMARHLRLSRSVGLRVVRHLSTPVTAGWLKPVILVPASLVTGMPADLLAALLAHELAHVRRHDYLVNLLQHAAEVLLFFHPSIWWLSRRLRIERERIADQMAATLIGDPMPLARALHALENAGAGVPVPVAPGARDGELLDRIRRLVRPDTLCARRAVALPVLALSCALAGFGAWSALTAGPAQPLSAQEAQRLLARLPGVQALIEASGAAHVLLLDSRSGATLLGRAEHDAVPIASLTKLMTAMVVLDAAPDLSRTVRIDERDARATAAGAASPLPVGASVTLDTLLKLALMASDNRAAHALARTYPGGEAAFAQALQRKTVALRLEHTTLEEPTGLSNANRASAADIGRIVGAAAAYPQIARDTTALAETVDTAGNRLRYHNTNPLVGAQGWDIRLSKTGTSTDAGRCLAMRIHIDDRDLTLVLLNGHPDRA; encoded by the coding sequence GTGACCGACTTCCTGCTCGCCACGGCCTGGACCCTCGGCGGCAGCCTGCCGGCGGTGGCCTGGAAAATCCTGTGCCTGCACGCCGCCACGCTGGCGCTGCTGTCGCTGACGCGTCCCGACGATGCCCGGCTGCGCTATGCGCTGCTGGGCGCGGCATTGTTCGCCGGCGTGGGCATCGGCGTGACCGACGTGGCGCTGGCCTGGCGCGGCCTGCCGGCGCCTATGCCCGCCGCGGCCGCGTCAGCGGCGGATGCGGCCGCCACGGCCTGGCCGCTGTGGCTGGCGCTGGCCTGGCTGGCCGGCAGCGCGCTCGCGGCGCTGCGGGTGCTGCTGGGACTGGGCTGGCTGCGCGGCGTGCTGCGCGCCAGCGAACCCTGGAACGATGCCGCCTGGCAAACCCGCGTGGCGGACATGGCGCGCCACCTGCGGCTGTCGCGCTCGGTCGGCCTGCGCGTGGTGCGTCACCTGTCCACGCCGGTCACCGCCGGCTGGCTCAAGCCGGTGATCCTGGTGCCGGCCTCGCTCGTCACCGGCATGCCGGCGGACCTGCTGGCCGCGCTGCTGGCGCATGAGCTGGCCCACGTGCGGCGCCACGACTACCTGGTGAACCTGCTGCAGCATGCGGCCGAGGTGCTGCTGTTCTTCCATCCGTCGATCTGGTGGCTGTCGCGCCGCCTGCGGATCGAGCGCGAACGCATCGCCGACCAGATGGCCGCGACCCTGATCGGCGACCCCATGCCGCTGGCGCGCGCGCTGCACGCCCTGGAAAACGCCGGCGCTGGCGTACCGGTGCCGGTGGCGCCCGGCGCCCGCGACGGTGAATTGCTCGACCGCATCCGCCGCCTGGTGCGCCCCGATACGCTGTGCGCCCGGCGCGCGGTGGCCCTGCCGGTGCTGGCGCTGTCCTGCGCGCTGGCGGGCTTCGGCGCCTGGTCGGCGCTGACGGCCGGGCCGGCACAGCCGCTGTCCGCACAGGAAGCGCAACGCCTGCTGGCGCGGCTGCCGGGCGTCCAGGCGCTGATCGAGGCCAGCGGCGCCGCGCACGTGCTGTTGCTGGATAGCCGCTCCGGCGCCACGCTGCTCGGCCGCGCCGAACACGACGCCGTGCCGATCGCGTCGCTGACCAAACTGATGACCGCCATGGTGGTGCTGGACGCGGCGCCCGACCTGTCGCGCACCGTGCGCATCGACGAGCGCGACGCGCGCGCCACCGCCGCCGGCGCCGCGTCGCCGCTGCCGGTCGGCGCCAGCGTGACGCTGGACACGCTGCTCAAGCTGGCGCTGATGGCCTCGGACAACCGTGCCGCCCACGCGCTGGCGCGCACCTACCCCGGCGGCGAGGCGGCCTTCGCCCAGGCCCTGCAGCGCAAGACCGTCGCGCTGCGCCTGGAGCACACCACGCTGGAAGAGCCGACCGGACTGTCGAACGCCAATCGCGCCAGCGCCGCCGACATCGGCCGCATCGTCGGCGCGGCCGCGGCCTATCCGCAGATCGCCCGCGACACCACCGCGCTCGCCGAAACGGTCGACACGGCCGGCAACCGGCTCCGCTACCACAACACCAATCCGCTGGTCGGCGCGCAGGGCTGGGACATCCGCCTGTCCAAGACCGGCACATCGACCGATGCCGGGCGCTGCCTGGCCATGCGCATCCACATCGACGACCGCGACCTGACGCTGGTGCTGCTCAACGGCCACCCCGATCGCGCCTGA
- a CDS encoding BlaI/MecI/CopY family transcriptional regulator, with product MTSNPPAGAKPTSAELDVLQALWETGPATVKQVHAAMAAGRDSLTYANVLRLMQIMHGKGLLTRDESERSHVYAAAQSQKATQGGLVKDLIGKAFAGSGKALVLAALREGHVSKKERAEIEALLRDGKL from the coding sequence ATGACCTCCAACCCACCCGCCGGCGCCAAGCCGACCAGCGCCGAACTCGACGTATTGCAGGCGCTTTGGGAAACCGGCCCCGCCACCGTCAAGCAGGTCCACGCCGCGATGGCGGCCGGGCGCGACAGCCTGACCTACGCCAACGTGCTGCGGCTGATGCAGATCATGCACGGCAAGGGCCTGCTCACGCGCGATGAAAGCGAACGCTCGCACGTCTATGCCGCCGCCCAGAGCCAGAAGGCGACGCAGGGCGGGCTGGTCAAGGACCTGATCGGCAAGGCCTTCGCCGGCTCCGGCAAGGCGCTGGTGCTGGCCGCCCTGCGCGAAGGCCACGTCAGCAAGAAAGAGCGCGCGGAAATCGAAGCCCTGCTGCGCGACGGCAAGCTGTGA
- a CDS encoding ABC transporter permease produces the protein MTAQSASAPAPSAPLPRLRRGALGRLLANPAAVAGALLLLLILLAALTAPWVFPHDPLDMVGPPILWPGQDHEFWLGTDTMGRDVAAGLAHGARVSLTVGVTAALLSLVIGIAIGAAAGYFGGWVDVALMRVTELLQTIPAFLLVVVIVAIARPSVTVIALSIGVASWPVVARLVRAEFRTLRESEFVQAARSLGFSHARIALREILPNALPPVIVTTSVLVANAILMESALSFMNMGDPNAVSWGSMIGDAREMLRTAWYLAALPGVSIILTVLSLNLLGDALNDAFNPRLSR, from the coding sequence ATGACCGCTCAATCCGCTTCCGCGCCGGCGCCCTCCGCCCCCCTGCCCCGGCTGCGCCGCGGCGCGCTGGGCCGACTGCTGGCCAACCCGGCCGCCGTGGCCGGCGCGTTGCTGCTGCTCCTGATCCTGCTGGCCGCGCTCACCGCGCCCTGGGTCTTTCCGCACGACCCGCTCGACATGGTGGGGCCGCCCATCCTGTGGCCCGGGCAGGACCACGAGTTCTGGCTCGGCACCGACACCATGGGCCGCGACGTGGCCGCCGGCCTGGCCCATGGCGCGCGCGTGTCGCTGACGGTGGGCGTCACCGCGGCATTGCTGAGCCTGGTGATCGGCATCGCCATCGGCGCGGCGGCCGGCTATTTCGGCGGCTGGGTCGACGTGGCGCTGATGCGCGTGACCGAGCTGTTGCAGACCATTCCCGCCTTCTTGCTGGTGGTGGTCATCGTGGCGATCGCGCGGCCCTCGGTGACGGTGATCGCGTTGTCGATCGGCGTGGCCTCCTGGCCGGTGGTGGCGCGGCTGGTGCGGGCCGAATTCCGCACCCTGCGCGAATCCGAATTCGTGCAGGCGGCGCGCAGCCTGGGCTTCAGCCATGCCCGCATCGCGCTGCGCGAGATCCTGCCGAACGCGCTGCCGCCGGTGATCGTGACGACCTCGGTGCTGGTGGCCAACGCCATCCTGATGGAATCGGCGCTGTCCTTCATGAACATGGGCGATCCCAACGCCGTGTCGTGGGGCAGCATGATCGGCGACGCCCGCGAGATGCTGCGCACCGCCTGGTACCTGGCGGCGCTGCCGGGCGTGTCCATCATCCTGACGGTGCTGTCGCTGAACCTGCTGGGCGATGCGCTGAACGACGCGTTCAACCCCCGTCTGTCGCGCTGA
- a CDS encoding ABC transporter permease: MSASRSLRVLGRSLLQAVPTVIGVVLLSFFLLQAVPGDAADVIAAESGSATEASMAALRSHFGLDQPVLQQLGAYLRDLATLNLGVSPRYNLPVSELIFSRLGNTVLLMGSALACALAAGIALGAVMASFAGRWLDRVLSLAALLLYSTPGFWLGLMAIILLSVKLGWLPPGGVSTIGSGATGWAHALDVARHLVLPTLALTGFYVAIFARLTRASMLEVNRQDFVRTAHAKGLTPRAVALRHVLRNALIPVTTVAGLNVGTLLGGAVVVETVFSWPGLGRLAYESVMARDYVVLLGILVLSSLLVIVANIVVDLLQTLLDPRIRVR; encoded by the coding sequence ATGAGCGCCTCCCGTTCCCTGCGCGTCCTGGGACGGTCGCTGCTGCAGGCAGTGCCGACCGTGATCGGCGTGGTGCTGCTGAGCTTCTTCCTGCTGCAGGCCGTGCCGGGCGACGCCGCCGACGTGATCGCGGCCGAGTCCGGCTCGGCCACCGAGGCCAGCATGGCGGCGCTGCGCAGCCACTTCGGGCTGGACCAGCCGGTGCTGCAGCAGCTGGGCGCCTACCTGCGCGACCTGGCCACGCTCAACCTGGGCGTGTCGCCGCGCTACAACCTGCCGGTGTCCGAGCTGATCTTCAGCCGCCTGGGCAACACCGTGCTGCTGATGGGCAGCGCGCTCGCCTGCGCGCTGGCGGCCGGCATCGCGTTGGGCGCGGTCATGGCCAGTTTCGCCGGCCGCTGGCTCGATCGCGTGCTATCGCTGGCGGCGCTGCTGCTGTATTCCACGCCCGGCTTCTGGCTCGGGCTGATGGCCATCATCCTGCTGTCGGTCAAGCTGGGCTGGCTGCCGCCCGGCGGCGTGTCCACCATCGGCTCGGGCGCCACCGGCTGGGCCCATGCGCTGGACGTGGCGCGCCACCTGGTGCTGCCGACGCTGGCGCTGACCGGCTTCTACGTCGCCATCTTCGCCCGCCTGACGCGCGCCTCGATGCTGGAGGTGAACCGCCAGGACTTCGTGCGCACCGCCCACGCCAAGGGCCTGACGCCGCGCGCGGTGGCGCTGCGCCACGTGCTGCGCAACGCGCTCATCCCGGTCACCACCGTGGCCGGCCTGAACGTCGGCACCCTGCTGGGCGGCGCCGTGGTGGTGGAGACGGTGTTCAGCTGGCCCGGCCTGGGCCGCCTGGCTTACGAGTCCGTGATGGCGCGCGACTACGTGGTGCTGCTGGGCATCCTGGTGCTGTCGTCGCTGCTGGTGATCGTGGCCAATATCGTCGTCGACCTGCTGCAGACCCTGCTTGACCCGCGCATCCGCGTGCGCTGA
- a CDS encoding ABC transporter substrate-binding protein, producing the protein MKPTRRSFLSLTLAGLLLAASPYTHAEPTRGGTLTLLLPSEPTALVTVGNVATPILSVSAKVTEGLLKYDYDLNPEPQLATAWNISPDGTVYTFTLRQGVKWHDGKPFTAADVAFSIELLKKIHPRGRNTFANVTAIETPDDHTVVLRLSKPAPYLIRAFVATETPIIPKHIYEGTDPLTNPATSAPIGTGPYKFKEWVRGSHIVYERNPDYWDKPKPYIDRLIVRIVADPAAAAIAFETGTADLGYRTPVPLADLARLKAVPSLRFETKGNSYSYNVTRLEFNLDDPHFKNEKVRQAVAHAIDRNVILKVVNYGVGQVAYSPIAPGLKTYNDPAPTPYPFDLKRANALLDEAGYPKGADGVRFRVTLDYNPIGADGPRLADYLRTTLARVGIAVTVRAQDASAFIKRVYTDRDFAFTTNGASNLFDPTVGVQRLYWSKNFIKGVPFSNGTHYQNPKVDQLLEAAAVENDPARRVQLFKEFQQIVAREVPDLNLYQPEFITIANQRVHDHSLTADGVESNLADVYLQ; encoded by the coding sequence ATGAAGCCAACCCGCCGTTCCTTCCTCAGCCTGACCCTTGCCGGCCTGCTGCTGGCCGCCAGCCCGTACACCCATGCGGAACCCACCCGCGGCGGCACGCTGACGCTGCTGCTGCCGTCCGAACCCACCGCGCTCGTCACCGTGGGCAACGTCGCCACGCCGATCCTCAGCGTCAGCGCCAAGGTCACCGAAGGCCTGCTCAAGTACGACTACGACCTGAATCCCGAACCGCAGCTGGCCACCGCCTGGAACATCAGCCCCGACGGCACCGTGTACACCTTCACGCTGCGCCAGGGCGTCAAGTGGCATGACGGCAAGCCGTTCACGGCGGCGGACGTGGCCTTCTCCATCGAGCTGCTCAAGAAGATCCATCCGCGCGGCCGCAACACCTTCGCCAACGTCACCGCCATCGAGACGCCGGACGACCACACCGTGGTGCTGCGCCTGTCCAAGCCGGCGCCCTACCTGATCCGCGCGTTCGTCGCCACGGAAACGCCGATCATCCCCAAGCACATCTACGAAGGCACCGATCCGCTGACCAACCCGGCCACCTCGGCGCCGATCGGCACCGGCCCGTACAAGTTCAAGGAATGGGTGCGCGGCAGCCACATCGTCTACGAACGCAACCCCGACTACTGGGACAAGCCCAAGCCCTACATCGACCGCCTGATCGTGCGCATCGTCGCCGACCCGGCGGCGGCGGCCATCGCCTTCGAGACCGGCACCGCCGACCTGGGCTACCGCACTCCGGTGCCGCTGGCCGATCTGGCGCGCCTGAAGGCGGTGCCGTCGCTGCGCTTCGAGACCAAGGGCAACAGCTACTCGTACAACGTCACGCGCCTGGAATTCAACCTGGACGACCCGCACTTCAAGAACGAGAAGGTGCGCCAGGCGGTGGCCCACGCCATCGACCGCAACGTCATCCTGAAGGTGGTGAACTACGGCGTCGGCCAGGTGGCGTATTCGCCCATCGCGCCGGGCCTGAAGACCTACAACGACCCGGCGCCCACGCCCTACCCCTTCGACCTCAAGCGCGCCAATGCCTTGCTGGACGAGGCCGGCTATCCCAAGGGCGCCGACGGCGTGCGCTTTCGCGTGACGCTGGACTACAACCCGATCGGCGCCGACGGCCCGCGCCTGGCCGACTACCTGCGCACCACGCTGGCGCGCGTCGGCATCGCGGTGACGGTGCGGGCGCAGGACGCCTCGGCCTTCATCAAGCGCGTCTACACCGACCGCGACTTCGCCTTCACCACCAACGGCGCCAGCAACCTGTTCGACCCCACCGTCGGCGTGCAGCGGCTGTACTGGTCGAAGAACTTCATCAAGGGCGTGCCGTTCTCGAACGGCACGCACTACCAGAACCCGAAGGTGGACCAGTTGCTGGAGGCCGCCGCGGTCGAGAACGATCCGGCCCGCCGCGTGCAGCTGTTCAAGGAGTTCCAGCAGATCGTGGCGCGCGAAGTGCCCGACCTTAACCTGTACCAGCCGGAGTTCATCACCATCGCCAACCAGCGCGTGCATGACCACTCGCTGACGGCCGACGGAGTGGAATCCAACCTGGCCGACGTCTATCTGCAATGA
- a CDS encoding hydantoinase B/oxoprolinase family protein, with protein MTAPQHTPQQRIRFQLAWNRLLSVVEEQAQVLIRSAFGTATREAGDLSAGVFLPDGRMIAQAVTGTPGHVNAMAESVKHFLKVFPPETLKDGDVLLTNDPWKGTGHLFDMTMVSPVFHDGALVALFASTLHVIDIGGIGSSADGLEVYHEGLFLPILRFFHQHQVDPGVLAIIRANVREPEQVEGDLYALVACNDIGGRRLKSLLTEFQLADLESLGGYIIEQSAQAMRQAIAEWPQGTWHNTLVIDGYDAPITLQASVTVRDGKILVDFDGTSPSVARGINVVKAYTDAYTSFGIRCLIGADVPNNAGSLSLVEVAAPEGSILNARFPAAVTARHIIGQLLPDAVFGALRQARPDQVPAEGASSLWNLHLVGGEPLAGATQEEQQALLAGPRFNAVSFSTGGTGARPGKDGLSVTSYPSGVRNVSLEILESANPLVFEQKEYRADSGGPGAVRGGLGQTIVVRHADPQAAMIIAAAFDRVVHPARGALGGQAGAGGALGLASGPSLRAKGRQLVPAGERLVVHTPGGGGLGDPARRDAARVERDVRYGLVSAEQAADAYQQGGA; from the coding sequence ATGACCGCCCCGCAACATACCCCCCAGCAGCGCATCCGCTTCCAGCTGGCCTGGAACCGCCTGCTGTCGGTGGTGGAAGAACAGGCCCAGGTGCTGATCCGCTCGGCCTTCGGCACCGCCACGCGCGAAGCCGGCGACCTGTCGGCCGGCGTGTTCCTGCCGGACGGCCGCATGATCGCCCAGGCCGTCACCGGCACGCCCGGCCACGTCAACGCCATGGCCGAATCGGTCAAGCACTTCCTCAAGGTGTTTCCGCCGGAGACGCTCAAGGACGGCGACGTGCTGCTGACCAACGACCCGTGGAAAGGCACTGGCCACCTGTTCGACATGACCATGGTGTCGCCGGTGTTCCACGACGGCGCGCTGGTGGCGCTGTTCGCCTCGACCCTGCACGTGATCGACATCGGCGGCATCGGCAGCAGCGCCGACGGCCTGGAGGTCTATCACGAAGGCCTGTTCCTGCCGATCCTGCGCTTCTTCCACCAGCACCAGGTCGACCCCGGCGTGCTGGCCATCATCCGCGCCAACGTGCGCGAGCCGGAACAGGTCGAGGGCGACCTGTACGCGCTGGTGGCCTGCAACGACATCGGCGGGCGCCGCCTGAAGTCGCTGCTGACCGAGTTCCAGCTGGCCGACCTGGAATCGCTGGGCGGCTACATCATCGAGCAATCGGCGCAAGCCATGCGCCAGGCCATCGCCGAATGGCCGCAAGGCACCTGGCACAACACGCTGGTGATCGACGGCTACGACGCGCCCATCACGCTGCAGGCCAGCGTGACGGTACGGGATGGCAAGATCCTGGTGGACTTCGACGGCACCTCGCCCAGCGTGGCGCGCGGCATCAACGTGGTCAAGGCGTACACCGACGCCTACACCTCGTTCGGCATCCGCTGCCTGATCGGCGCCGACGTGCCCAACAACGCCGGCTCGCTGTCGCTGGTGGAGGTGGCGGCGCCGGAAGGCTCGATCCTGAACGCTCGCTTCCCGGCCGCGGTGACGGCGCGCCACATCATCGGCCAGCTGCTGCCCGACGCCGTGTTCGGCGCGCTGCGCCAGGCAAGGCCCGACCAGGTGCCGGCCGAGGGCGCCTCGTCGCTGTGGAACCTGCACCTGGTCGGCGGCGAGCCGCTGGCCGGCGCCACGCAGGAAGAACAGCAGGCGCTGCTGGCCGGCCCGCGCTTCAACGCGGTGAGCTTTTCCACCGGCGGCACCGGCGCGCGGCCCGGCAAGGACGGGCTGTCCGTCACCTCGTACCCCAGCGGCGTGCGCAACGTGTCGCTGGAAATCCTGGAAAGCGCCAATCCGCTGGTGTTCGAGCAAAAGGAATACCGCGCGGACTCGGGCGGCCCGGGCGCCGTGCGCGGCGGCCTCGGCCAGACCATCGTCGTGCGCCACGCCGATCCGCAGGCGGCCATGATCATCGCCGCCGCCTTCGACCGCGTGGTGCATCCGGCCCGCGGCGCGCTCGGCGGACAGGCCGGCGCCGGCGGCGCGCTGGGGCTGGCCTCCGGCCCGAGCCTGCGCGCCAAGGGCCGCCAACTGGTGCCGGCCGGCGAACGCCTGGTGGTGCACACCCCGGGCGGCGGCGGACTGGGCGACCCGGCCCGGCGCGACGCCGCGCGCGTCGAACGCGACGTGCGCTACGGCCTGGTCAGCGCGGAACAGGCCGCCGACGCCTACCAGCAGGGCGGCGCCTGA
- a CDS encoding hydantoinase/oxoprolinase family protein — MSHSPSESASTAPVRVAVDVGGTFTDIVLEQEPRRWSAKLLTTPDAPETAVLQGIEELLGQAGLAWPRVDLLILGTTLATNALIERKGARTALLTTAGFRDLVEIGLEDRFAQYDIFLDKPEPLVPRPWRHGVTERVDAHGQVLTPLDEAQVVALAGELTRAGIESVAVCLLHSYAHPGHERRIRELLKQHAPQLWVSLSSDVCAEIREYPRLSTVSANAYVQPQVSGYLRRLNEAARQRGLRDEPFLMTSGGAIATLQTGIDEPVRLVESGPAGGAILAQHIAEQTGTARALSFDMGGTTAKICYIDDFEPQVSRSFEFGRVHRHLKGSGLPIRIPVIEMVEIGAGGGSIARVNHLGVVQVGPDSAGSSPGPAAYGNGGELPTVTDAHALIGTVTPERFAVGKVSLQPELARQAIQAHLAGQAGLEAPQAAQAIIEVVSENMANAARVHASELGKAAEEHTLIAFGGAAPLHAAGLARKLGIGRVIIPESAGVGSAVGFLWAPIAYQAVRSFHQRLADIDHAAVQRLLDELTAGVDIVVRRAAPHAPLHHKRVVFMRYSGQGHEIAVDLPDGPFDAAASARLGATFAERYAQLYGRSLPHVAPEAVSWSVAAQAGERRARPQDHIASGPATAARQAGTRRLYDFDRNDWIEVPTYERQALDAEQKLAGPALVVEDETTTFVPAGFEARRSRLGSLVLDDIKAAAARAAKDPA, encoded by the coding sequence ATGTCCCACTCCCCCTCTGAGTCCGCCTCGACGGCGCCGGTGCGCGTTGCCGTCGATGTCGGCGGCACGTTCACCGATATCGTCCTCGAACAGGAACCGCGACGCTGGTCCGCCAAGCTGCTGACCACGCCCGACGCGCCCGAAACCGCCGTGCTGCAAGGCATCGAAGAGCTGCTCGGCCAGGCCGGCCTGGCGTGGCCGCGGGTCGACCTGCTGATCCTGGGCACCACGCTGGCCACCAACGCGCTGATCGAACGCAAGGGCGCCCGCACCGCGCTGCTGACGACCGCGGGCTTTCGCGACCTGGTCGAGATCGGCCTGGAAGACCGCTTCGCGCAGTACGACATCTTCCTGGACAAGCCGGAACCGCTGGTGCCGCGCCCCTGGCGCCATGGCGTCACCGAGCGCGTCGATGCGCATGGCCAGGTGCTGACGCCGCTGGACGAGGCCCAGGTGGTCGCGCTGGCCGGCGAGCTGACCCGCGCCGGCATCGAGAGCGTGGCGGTGTGCCTGCTGCACAGCTATGCCCACCCCGGCCATGAACGCCGCATCCGCGAACTGCTGAAGCAACACGCGCCGCAGCTGTGGGTGTCGCTGTCCTCCGACGTCTGCGCCGAGATCCGCGAATATCCGCGCCTGTCCACCGTCAGCGCCAACGCCTACGTGCAGCCGCAGGTGTCCGGCTACCTGCGCCGCCTGAACGAGGCCGCGCGCCAACGCGGGCTGCGCGACGAGCCGTTCCTGATGACCTCGGGCGGCGCCATCGCCACCTTGCAGACCGGCATCGACGAACCGGTGCGGCTGGTGGAATCCGGCCCGGCCGGCGGCGCGATCCTGGCCCAGCACATCGCCGAACAGACCGGCACGGCGCGCGCGCTGTCGTTCGACATGGGCGGCACCACCGCCAAGATCTGCTACATCGACGACTTCGAGCCGCAGGTCAGCCGCAGCTTCGAATTCGGCCGCGTGCACCGCCACCTGAAAGGCTCGGGCCTGCCGATCCGCATTCCGGTGATCGAGATGGTGGAGATCGGCGCCGGCGGCGGCTCGATCGCGCGCGTCAATCACCTGGGCGTGGTGCAAGTCGGCCCGGACAGCGCCGGCTCGTCGCCCGGACCCGCCGCCTATGGCAACGGCGGCGAACTGCCCACCGTCACCGACGCCCATGCGCTGATCGGCACCGTCACGCCCGAACGCTTCGCGGTCGGCAAGGTCAGTCTGCAGCCGGAACTGGCGCGGCAGGCGATCCAGGCGCACCTGGCCGGCCAGGCCGGGCTGGAAGCGCCGCAGGCCGCCCAGGCCATCATCGAGGTGGTCAGCGAGAACATGGCCAACGCCGCCCGCGTGCACGCCTCGGAGCTGGGCAAGGCGGCCGAGGAACACACCCTGATCGCCTTCGGCGGCGCCGCCCCGCTGCATGCCGCCGGCCTGGCGCGCAAGCTCGGCATCGGCCGCGTCATCATCCCGGAATCGGCGGGCGTCGGTTCGGCCGTGGGCTTCCTGTGGGCGCCGATCGCCTACCAGGCGGTGCGCAGCTTCCACCAGCGCCTGGCCGACATCGACCATGCCGCGGTGCAGCGCCTGCTGGACGAACTGACCGCCGGGGTCGACATCGTGGTGCGGCGTGCCGCGCCCCACGCGCCGCTGCACCACAAGCGCGTGGTCTTCATGCGCTACAGCGGCCAGGGCCACGAGATTGCCGTGGACCTGCCGGACGGCCCCTTCGACGCCGCCGCCAGCGCGCGGCTGGGCGCGACCTTCGCCGAGCGTTACGCCCAGCTGTATGGCCGCAGCCTGCCGCACGTGGCGCCCGAGGCCGTCAGCTGGTCGGTCGCCGCCCAGGCCGGCGAGCGCCGCGCGCGGCCGCAGGACCACATCGCCAGCGGCCCGGCCACGGCGGCGCGCCAGGCCGGCACGCGCCGGCTCTACGACTTCGACCGCAACGACTGGATCGAGGTGCCGACCTACGAACGCCAGGCGCTCGACGCCGAGCAGAAGCTCGCCGGCCCCGCGCTGGTCGTGGAAGACGAGACCACCACTTTCGTGCCCGCGGGCTTCGAGGCGCGGCGCAGCCGGCTCGGCTCGCTGGTGCTGGACGACATCAAGGCGGCCGCCGCGCGCGCCGCAAAGGACCCCGCATGA